One window of Caldisericum exile AZM16c01 genomic DNA carries:
- a CDS encoding inorganic phosphate transporter has protein sequence MGANDGGVLLGSIISSNVIHPLFGVILLFLSLTVAPLVFGTEVVKTLGTKIVPIQYITLPMLYGAIIGTMIWVIIAQRIKYPVSISYTFVGALVGSAIARKVHTQINTVEILKVFGGLIASIFIGLIVSYLLTKIFNLILRLLTPKASPFFKIFQVISSIFLVMGYGANDAEKTLSLVYTASMISGVNFAVNPKNIFVISLLSFLFIVGTLFFGANSLLTAGFRLMKSNPKETFLAQTITSATVLTFAQFGLPVSSTETLNMSVVGIGVAEKPYAVKFNVVRNLVLTWLVTVPMSILISYGVSTIFITILK, from the coding sequence ATGGGAGCAAACGACGGAGGCGTGTTGCTTGGATCTATTATTTCTTCAAATGTAATACATCCCCTCTTTGGAGTTATTTTGCTATTTTTATCTTTAACTGTTGCGCCTCTTGTCTTTGGAACAGAAGTTGTTAAAACTTTAGGTACTAAAATTGTCCCAATTCAATATATTACCTTACCTATGTTGTATGGGGCAATCATTGGCACGATGATTTGGGTGATTATTGCGCAGAGGATTAAATACCCTGTAAGTATTTCTTACACCTTTGTTGGAGCACTCGTTGGAAGTGCAATTGCAAGAAAAGTCCACACGCAAATTAATACAGTTGAAATTTTAAAAGTTTTTGGTGGACTTATTGCATCTATCTTTATAGGTTTAATAGTTTCTTACTTATTAACCAAGATTTTTAACCTTATTTTGCGGTTGTTAACCCCAAAGGCTTCTCCGTTTTTTAAGATTTTTCAGGTAATTTCATCAATTTTTCTTGTTATGGGTTATGGTGCAAACGATGCAGAGAAAACTTTGAGTTTGGTATATACAGCAAGCATGATCTCAGGGGTTAACTTTGCTGTCAATCCTAAAAATATTTTTGTTATTTCGCTTCTCTCGTTTCTGTTTATTGTTGGGACACTTTTCTTTGGTGCAAATTCACTTTTAACAGCAGGATTTCGTCTTATGAAAAGTAATCCAAAAGAGACATTTCTTGCACAAACAATAACATCTGCAACGGTTTTAACGTTTGCACAATTTGGTTTGCCCGTAAGTTCAACAGAAACTTTAAATATGTCAGTTGTAGGTATTGGGGTTGCAGAAAAACCATATGCGGTAAAGTTTAACGTTGTTAGAAATCTTGTCCTTACTTGGCTTGTAACAGTACCAATGTCAATTCTTATTTCTTATGGAGTATCGACAATTTTTATTACAATATTAAAATAA